The following proteins come from a genomic window of Hyalangium minutum:
- a CDS encoding FKBP-type peptidyl-prolyl cis-trans isomerase, which translates to MSLKVEDLKVGTGAEAVAGKKVTVHYVGTLTDGKTFDSSRDRGQGFSFPLGAGHVIQGWDQGVAGMKVGGLRKLTIPPELGYGARGAGGVIPPNATLVFEVELLDVR; encoded by the coding sequence ATGAGCTTGAAGGTGGAGGACCTGAAGGTCGGCACGGGCGCCGAGGCTGTCGCGGGCAAGAAGGTGACGGTGCACTACGTGGGCACACTCACCGACGGCAAGACGTTCGACAGCAGCAGGGACCGTGGGCAGGGGTTCTCCTTCCCGCTCGGGGCAGGCCATGTCATCCAAGGCTGGGATCAAGGCGTGGCGGGCATGAAGGTGGGCGGGCTGCGCAAGCTCACCATCCCCCCGGAGCTGGGCTACGGCGCGCGAGGCGCCGGAGGGGTCATCCCCCCCAACGCCACGCTCGTCTTCGAGGTGGAGCTGCTGGACGTGCGGTAG
- the trxA gene encoding thioredoxin codes for MATIEISKNNFKDTVGKQGIVLLDWWASWCGPCRAFAPIYEQVSGKHADITFGKIDTDAEQELSGAFEIRSIPTLMVFRDGILLFEQAGALPAAALEELISKVRELDMDDVRRQVEAQRASAETPKA; via the coding sequence ATGGCGACGATCGAAATCAGCAAGAACAACTTCAAGGACACCGTCGGCAAGCAAGGCATCGTCCTGCTGGATTGGTGGGCTTCGTGGTGCGGCCCCTGCCGCGCCTTTGCCCCCATCTATGAGCAGGTGTCCGGTAAGCACGCGGACATCACCTTCGGGAAGATCGACACGGACGCGGAGCAGGAGCTGTCCGGGGCGTTCGAGATCCGCTCCATCCCCACGCTGATGGTGTTCCGGGATGGCATCCTTCTGTTCGAGCAGGCCGGGGCGCTGCCCGCGGCGGCGCTCGAGGAGCTGATCTCCAAGGTGCGCGAGCTGGACATGGATGACGTGCGCCGGCAGGTGGAGGCGCAGCGCGCCTCGGCCGAGACGCCGAAGGCCTGA
- a CDS encoding HAD family hydrolase, translated as MLRAVLFDMDGVLLKSEEAWAHVVAAAGVRFRGSPVTREEFQPTFGQGTEADVRVFGLRCTPAELDRFYIEHFPRYAEHVWVNPEARGLLELLGTRGLGRAVVTNTVSPLASTLLEAAQLADCFECSACADLVPRSKPAPDLVLYALEKLGATAGEALMVGDSRYDRGAAGAAGVRFVGLGLDGDARIEALGELLAHL; from the coding sequence GTGCTTCGCGCGGTTCTGTTCGACATGGATGGCGTCCTCCTCAAGAGCGAGGAGGCGTGGGCCCATGTGGTGGCCGCCGCGGGAGTGCGCTTCCGCGGCAGCCCCGTGACACGCGAGGAGTTCCAGCCCACCTTCGGGCAGGGCACCGAGGCGGACGTGCGCGTGTTCGGGCTGCGCTGTACGCCCGCCGAGCTGGACCGTTTCTACATCGAGCACTTCCCACGCTACGCGGAGCACGTCTGGGTGAACCCGGAGGCGCGGGGGTTGTTGGAGCTGCTGGGCACTCGCGGACTGGGACGTGCGGTGGTGACGAACACAGTGTCACCGCTGGCCTCCACGCTGCTGGAAGCCGCCCAGCTGGCGGACTGTTTCGAATGCAGTGCGTGTGCGGACCTGGTGCCGCGCTCGAAGCCCGCGCCGGATCTGGTGCTCTACGCGCTGGAGAAGCTCGGAGCCACGGCTGGCGAGGCGCTGATGGTGGGTGACTCCCGCTATGACCGGGGCGCGGCAGGGGCAGCGGGCGTGCGCTTCGTGGGCCTCGGCCTGGACGGGGATGCGCGCATCGAGGCGCTGGGCGAGCTGCTCGCGCACCTCTGA